From a single Methylosinus sp. H3A genomic region:
- a CDS encoding polysaccharide biosynthesis/export family protein, with translation MIVRISRKPALVAACVVSLSACATGELGAGADPSYTASLPEPDTARANSDFTQSDYRISPQDILEINIFGFSNLSRVAQVDGNGRISFPLIGGVAAAGRTVSELETEITRKLAAKYLQSPQVSVFVKESVGLRVTVEGAVRKPGIYALKGKSTLLQALVMAEGINDVGDSAVTLIRVSDQRRISAKYDVSAIRSGQLADPLVYGGDTIIVDESLGRTGVQVLKSAVPAMLSIGAKPW, from the coding sequence ATGATCGTGCGTATTTCCAGAAAGCCGGCGCTCGTCGCCGCATGCGTCGTCAGTCTTTCCGCCTGCGCTACCGGGGAGCTCGGCGCCGGCGCCGATCCCTCCTACACAGCGAGTCTTCCCGAGCCCGACACCGCCAGAGCCAATTCCGATTTCACACAGAGCGACTATCGAATCTCGCCTCAGGATATTCTCGAGATCAATATTTTTGGATTCTCCAATCTCAGCAGAGTGGCGCAGGTCGATGGCAATGGCCGCATTTCATTTCCTTTGATCGGCGGCGTCGCCGCTGCGGGCCGCACCGTGAGCGAGCTCGAAACGGAGATCACGCGCAAGCTCGCGGCGAAATATCTCCAGTCGCCGCAGGTCTCGGTGTTCGTCAAGGAATCTGTCGGACTTCGCGTGACCGTGGAAGGCGCTGTGCGAAAGCCCGGCATTTATGCCCTCAAGGGCAAGAGCACTTTGCTCCAGGCGCTCGTGATGGCGGAAGGAATCAACGATGTCGGCGATTCCGCGGTTACGTTGATTCGCGTTTCGGATCAGAGGCGCATCAGCGCGAAATACGACGTGTCCGCCATTCGCTCCGGCCAGTTGGCCGACCCTCTGGTTTACGGGGGCGATACGATTATCGTCGACGAATCTTTGGGGCGCACCGGCGTTCAAGTCCTCAAATCTGCTGTTCCCGCAATGCTCAGTATCGGAGCCAAGCCTTGGTGA
- a CDS encoding sugar transferase — protein sequence MRDPVLLDLGDFPAAPYQYAFISTGCAILMILGFRLSDRMGQFFSVRDAFAVCGASACAVASSCAILFAFTRLEGVPRSTPLIYGLVLSACMIAIRMAARAHHKDLWPKGGLDSGGREADPRRVIVVGVDRFASAAIKLTDFLRPRKTQIVAALDGRSSLVGRKIAGVSIVGGPRDIGPIIDEYAVHGVYVDQIWLAEDRTFLPAEILEEIEAQCEARGVAIVGISDALNFIASPPAAPAETGAAGKFETPDYFKPKRLIDACAASLLLVVTLPLAICVAYVVFLDVGAPILFWQQRIGKNGQKFLLYKFRTYRAPFDAHGRPAPEDQRLSRVGRIIRATRLDELPQLYNVIVGHMSLIGPRPLLPQDQPDDPGPRLSVRPGVTGWAQINGGTTVSPEEKNALDVWYIKHASLRLDLEIVIGTLMVALAGERLNERAVDHAIAWYRQEFASVDAPSRNRPWRESAGDNVNRRRKLDAVRIDYPYRAVEPS from the coding sequence TTGCGCGATCCCGTCCTGCTCGATCTCGGCGACTTTCCCGCGGCGCCCTATCAATACGCCTTCATCTCGACTGGTTGCGCCATCCTCATGATTCTCGGCTTTCGGCTGAGTGATCGCATGGGGCAATTTTTCTCTGTGCGTGACGCCTTCGCCGTCTGCGGCGCATCGGCTTGCGCCGTCGCTTCCAGCTGCGCGATTCTCTTCGCTTTCACGCGCCTCGAGGGGGTGCCGCGTTCGACCCCGTTGATCTACGGCCTCGTCCTGAGCGCTTGCATGATCGCGATACGCATGGCGGCGCGCGCGCATCACAAGGATCTCTGGCCGAAGGGCGGGCTCGACTCGGGGGGGCGGGAGGCCGATCCACGACGTGTGATCGTGGTCGGCGTCGATCGCTTCGCTTCGGCCGCGATCAAATTGACCGATTTCCTCCGGCCGCGAAAGACACAGATCGTCGCCGCGCTCGACGGTCGGTCGTCCCTCGTCGGTCGAAAGATCGCCGGCGTCTCGATCGTCGGCGGCCCTCGCGACATCGGCCCCATTATCGACGAATACGCCGTCCATGGCGTCTATGTCGATCAGATTTGGCTCGCCGAAGACAGGACGTTCCTGCCCGCCGAGATTCTCGAAGAGATCGAAGCGCAATGCGAGGCGCGCGGCGTGGCGATCGTCGGCATATCGGACGCGTTGAATTTCATCGCGTCTCCGCCGGCGGCCCCGGCGGAGACCGGCGCGGCCGGAAAATTCGAGACGCCCGACTACTTCAAGCCAAAGCGCCTGATCGATGCATGCGCGGCGAGCCTGCTGCTCGTCGTGACGCTGCCTCTCGCGATCTGCGTCGCTTACGTGGTCTTTCTCGACGTCGGCGCGCCTATTCTTTTCTGGCAGCAGCGAATCGGGAAGAACGGCCAAAAATTCCTTCTCTACAAGTTCCGTACCTATCGCGCTCCTTTCGACGCGCATGGGCGACCGGCGCCGGAAGATCAGCGCCTCTCGAGAGTGGGGCGCATCATTCGCGCGACGCGCCTCGACGAGCTGCCCCAGCTCTACAATGTGATCGTCGGTCACATGTCGCTCATCGGACCGCGGCCGCTCTTGCCGCAGGATCAACCAGACGATCCAGGGCCCCGGCTCAGCGTGCGTCCGGGCGTCACCGGATGGGCGCAGATCAATGGCGGGACGACCGTTTCGCCGGAAGAAAAAAATGCGCTCGACGTCTGGTATATCAAGCATGCCTCTCTACGGCTCGATCTCGAAATCGTCATCGGCACGCTGATGGTGGCTTTGGCCGGTGAAAGGCTGAACGAACGCGCAGTCGACCATGCGATCGCCTGGTATCGACAAGAATTCGCGTCGGTCGACGCGCCCTCGCGAAACCGTCCATGGCGCGAGAGCGCCGGCGACAACGTCAATAGGCGCCGGAAGCTCGACGCCGTGCGAATCGATTACCCCTATCGCGCCGTCGAGCCCAGTTGA
- the fdhF gene encoding formate dehydrogenase subunit alpha, producing the protein MSLIKEIDYGTPVSRSEKEVTLTIDGAEITVPEGTSIMRAAMQIGVEIPKLCASDNLHSFGSCRLCLIEIEGRANLSASCTTPVMPGIAVKTYSPRLDSIRRGIMELYISDHPLDCLTCAANGDCELQAMAGAVSLREVRYGSDGRNHVTARRDGRRNEDWKPKDKSNPYFTYDPSKCIVCNRCVRACQEVQGAFALTIEGRGFDSRVSPGAGEAFMESECVSCGACVQACPTATLVENSVVAIGQPEHSAVTTCAYCGVGCAFKAEMRGEEIVRMVPWKDGKANHGHSCIKGRFAYGYALHRDRVTSPMIREKVTDPWREVSWEEAISHAASEFKRIQAKYGRLAVGGITSSRCTSEETFLVQKLIRSGFGNNNVDTCARVCHSPTGYGLSQAFGTSAGTQDFDSVSEADVILIIGCNPTDAHPVVGSQIKRRIREGAKLIVVDPRRTELVRSPHISAAFHLPLRPGTNVAIVTALAHVIVQEGLVNEAFVRERCDWDEYLEWAAFVGEEGNSPEAVEKFTGVPAHLVRGAARLYATGGNATIYYGLGVTEHSQGSTTVMAIANLAMATGNLGRPGVGVNPLRGQNNVQGSCDMGSFPHEFPGYRHVSDDNVRKLFEEAWGVPLDGEPGLRIPNMFDAAVDGVFKGLYVQGEDILQSDPDIKHVSAGLGALECLVVQDLFLNETANYAHVFLPGASFLEKDGVFINAERRIQRVRRVMSPKARYADWEATQLFANALGCNWSYTHPSEIMDEIAKLTPSFAHVSYAKLDEIGSVQWPCNDAAPEGMPIMHIDKFARGKGKFVITEYVPTEERSGPRFPLLLTTGRILSQYNVGAQTRRTENSQWHPEDVLEIHPYDAETRGVREGDWVRVQSRAGETTLHAKITDRVAPGVVYTTFHHPLCQTNVVTTDNSDWATNCPEYKVTAVQVSPSNGPTEWQERYREMSEKSRQIVAAGEAR; encoded by the coding sequence ATGAGCCTCATCAAGGAAATCGACTATGGCACGCCGGTCTCCCGCTCGGAGAAGGAGGTCACGCTGACCATCGACGGCGCGGAGATCACCGTTCCCGAGGGCACATCGATCATGCGCGCGGCGATGCAGATCGGCGTCGAAATTCCCAAGCTCTGCGCCTCGGACAATCTCCATTCCTTCGGCTCCTGCCGCCTCTGCCTCATCGAGATCGAGGGGCGCGCCAATCTCTCGGCCTCCTGCACGACGCCGGTGATGCCGGGCATTGCGGTGAAGACCTATTCGCCGCGGCTCGACTCCATCCGCCGTGGGATAATGGAGCTCTATATCTCGGACCATCCGCTCGACTGCCTCACCTGCGCCGCCAACGGCGATTGTGAGCTGCAGGCCATGGCCGGCGCGGTGAGCCTTCGCGAGGTGCGCTATGGCTCCGATGGTCGCAACCATGTGACGGCGCGCCGCGACGGCCGTCGCAATGAGGATTGGAAGCCCAAGGACAAGTCCAATCCCTATTTCACTTATGATCCCTCCAAATGCATCGTCTGCAATCGCTGCGTGCGCGCCTGCCAGGAAGTGCAGGGCGCATTCGCGCTGACGATCGAAGGCCGCGGCTTCGACAGCCGCGTCTCGCCGGGCGCCGGCGAGGCCTTCATGGAGTCGGAATGCGTCTCCTGCGGCGCCTGCGTGCAGGCCTGTCCCACGGCGACTCTGGTCGAGAATTCCGTCGTCGCCATCGGCCAGCCGGAACATTCCGCCGTCACCACTTGCGCCTATTGCGGCGTCGGCTGCGCCTTCAAGGCGGAGATGCGCGGCGAGGAGATCGTCCGCATGGTCCCTTGGAAGGACGGCAAGGCCAATCATGGCCATAGCTGCATCAAGGGCCGCTTCGCCTATGGCTATGCGCTGCATCGCGACCGCGTGACCAGCCCGATGATCCGCGAGAAGGTCACCGACCCTTGGCGCGAAGTGTCCTGGGAGGAGGCGATCTCTCACGCCGCTTCCGAGTTCAAGCGCATTCAGGCGAAATATGGACGGCTCGCCGTAGGCGGCATCACCTCCTCGCGCTGCACCAGCGAGGAGACCTTTCTGGTGCAGAAGCTCATCCGCAGCGGCTTCGGCAATAATAATGTCGACACATGCGCGCGCGTCTGCCATTCGCCGACCGGCTACGGCCTCAGCCAGGCTTTCGGCACCTCCGCCGGCACGCAGGATTTCGACTCGGTCTCCGAGGCCGACGTCATTCTCATCATCGGCTGCAATCCGACCGACGCGCATCCGGTCGTCGGCTCGCAGATCAAGCGGCGGATACGCGAGGGCGCCAAGCTCATCGTCGTCGATCCGCGCCGCACCGAGCTGGTGCGCTCGCCGCATATCAGCGCGGCCTTCCATCTGCCGCTGCGGCCGGGAACCAATGTCGCCATCGTCACCGCGCTCGCCCATGTGATCGTCCAAGAGGGGCTGGTGAACGAGGCCTTCGTGCGCGAGCGTTGCGATTGGGACGAATATTTGGAATGGGCCGCCTTCGTCGGCGAGGAGGGCAACAGCCCGGAGGCGGTGGAGAAGTTCACCGGCGTTCCGGCGCATCTGGTGCGCGGCGCGGCGCGTCTCTACGCCACCGGCGGCAACGCCACCATCTATTACGGCCTCGGCGTCACCGAGCACAGCCAGGGCTCGACCACGGTGATGGCCATCGCCAATCTCGCAATGGCGACCGGCAATCTCGGCCGCCCTGGCGTCGGCGTCAATCCGCTGCGCGGGCAGAACAATGTGCAGGGCTCCTGCGACATGGGCTCCTTCCCGCATGAGTTCCCCGGCTATCGCCATGTCTCCGACGACAATGTGCGCAAGCTGTTCGAGGAGGCCTGGGGCGTGCCGCTGGACGGCGAGCCGGGCCTGCGCATTCCCAACATGTTCGACGCCGCCGTCGATGGCGTGTTCAAGGGCCTCTACGTGCAGGGCGAGGATATTCTGCAGTCCGACCCGGATATCAAGCATGTCTCCGCCGGTCTCGGCGCGCTGGAATGTCTCGTGGTGCAGGATCTCTTCCTCAATGAGACCGCCAATTACGCGCATGTCTTTTTGCCCGGCGCGAGCTTCCTCGAGAAGGACGGCGTCTTCATCAACGCCGAGCGCCGCATTCAGCGCGTGCGCCGCGTGATGAGCCCCAAGGCCCGCTATGCCGATTGGGAGGCGACGCAGCTCTTCGCCAATGCGCTCGGCTGCAATTGGAGCTACACGCATCCGAGCGAGATCATGGACGAGATCGCCAAGCTCACGCCCTCATTCGCGCATGTCTCCTACGCCAAGCTCGACGAGATCGGCTCGGTGCAATGGCCCTGCAATGACGCGGCGCCGGAGGGCATGCCGATCATGCACATAGACAAGTTCGCGCGCGGCAAGGGCAAATTCGTCATCACCGAATATGTGCCGACAGAGGAGCGCAGCGGGCCGCGCTTCCCGCTGCTGCTGACGACGGGCCGCATTCTCTCGCAATATAATGTCGGCGCGCAGACGCGGCGCACCGAGAACAGCCAATGGCATCCAGAGGATGTGCTGGAAATCCATCCGTATGACGCGGAGACGCGCGGCGTGCGCGAGGGCGATTGGGTGCGCGTGCAGAGCCGCGCCGGCGAGACGACGCTTCACGCCAAGATCACCGATCGCGTCGCGCCGGGAGTCGTCTACACCACCTTCCACCATCCACTGTGCCAGACCAATGTCGTCACCACCGATAATTCGGACTGGGCGACCAATTGCCCCGAATATAAGGTGACAGCGGTGCAGGTCTCGCCCTCCAACGGCCCCACCGAATGGCAGGAGCGTTATCGCGAAATGTCGGAGAAGAGCCGGCAGATCGTCGCCGCCGGGGAGGCGCGCTGA
- a CDS encoding ABC transporter substrate-binding protein produces MPMTRPCASNRFLCALLALLALAAPARAGETREITDMAGRKIVIPADPKRVFGAAPPIAVTLYAIAPERLIGINVPMRGDEKSLYRKEAADLPVLGSNAGMGRQLNLEEIAAMRPDLIIAWLGFYQEKARVVESFAKIGVPVIFLKLDNLDDYAEAFTFLGRIFGREAKTNEMAAYIRDALARVRKATADIPPAERLRVYYAESADGLATDCDKSFHTEPIVIAAGDNIYHCEQNSHIGMEKISVEQIVALAPSLILAQDKTFAGLAKTSAQWRNVEAVKTGRIVTVPHAPFNWLDRPPSYMRALGIQWLANLFYPARFPIDVKAETQKFYRLFLGVDISDADYARIME; encoded by the coding sequence ATGCCCATGACGCGTCCCTGCGCTTCGAACCGCTTCCTCTGCGCCCTGCTGGCGCTGCTCGCGCTCGCAGCTCCGGCGCGCGCCGGCGAGACGCGCGAGATCACCGACATGGCCGGCCGCAAAATCGTCATACCGGCCGACCCCAAGCGCGTTTTCGGCGCGGCGCCGCCGATCGCGGTGACGCTCTACGCGATCGCGCCGGAGCGTCTCATCGGCATAAATGTGCCGATGCGCGGCGACGAGAAATCGCTCTACCGCAAGGAGGCGGCCGATCTGCCCGTGCTCGGCAGCAATGCGGGCATGGGCCGCCAGCTCAATCTCGAGGAGATCGCGGCGATGCGCCCCGATCTCATCATCGCCTGGCTCGGCTTCTACCAGGAGAAGGCGCGGGTGGTGGAGAGCTTCGCCAAGATCGGCGTTCCAGTGATCTTTCTGAAGCTCGACAATCTCGACGATTATGCGGAAGCTTTCACCTTTCTCGGCCGCATTTTCGGGCGCGAGGCGAAGACGAACGAAATGGCCGCCTATATTCGCGACGCGCTCGCCCGCGTGCGTAAGGCGACCGCCGATATTCCGCCGGCCGAGAGGCTGCGCGTCTATTACGCCGAATCCGCCGACGGGCTCGCGACCGATTGCGACAAGAGCTTCCACACCGAGCCGATCGTCATCGCGGCTGGCGACAATATCTATCACTGCGAGCAGAACTCGCATATCGGCATGGAGAAGATCAGCGTCGAGCAGATCGTCGCGCTGGCGCCCTCGCTCATTCTCGCCCAGGACAAGACATTCGCCGGGCTCGCCAAGACGAGCGCGCAATGGCGCAATGTGGAGGCGGTGAAGACGGGACGCATCGTCACGGTTCCGCATGCGCCCTTCAACTGGCTCGACCGGCCGCCGAGCTATATGCGCGCGCTCGGCATACAATGGCTCGCCAATCTCTTCTATCCGGCGCGCTTCCCGATCGATGTGAAGGCCGAGACGCAGAAATTCTACCGGCTCTTTCTCGGCGTCGATATCTCCGACGCCGATTACGCCCGCATCATGGAGTGA
- a CDS encoding iron ABC transporter permease, which translates to MRLALLPFVLLAVILVALSVGRYPLAPSDILSLVGASLGLVDLAPERRDLLHNLIVEIRLPRVLAAGIIGAALSASGASFQAVFRNPLVSPGILGVLGGAGFGAALGILFSGDFFTVQISAFAMGLVAVGVGVVIANLFGAASMVTLVLGGMISGALFTSALSLVKYAADPYDQLPAIVYWMMGSLGAVDLKQLRGAALPILAGVGALTLAGRALDALSMGDDEARSLGVPVHVTRYGVIAVATLVSSLSVSLAGMIGWVGLVVPHVARLAIGPTNSKLLPASALLGAIFLIAADCVARNVTRAEIPIGVVTELLGIPAFVLVLGRARRAWA; encoded by the coding sequence ATGCGTCTCGCCCTTTTGCCCTTCGTGTTGCTGGCGGTGATTCTCGTCGCTCTGTCGGTCGGGCGCTATCCGCTCGCGCCGAGCGATATTCTCAGCCTTGTCGGCGCGAGCCTCGGCCTCGTCGATCTTGCGCCGGAGCGACGCGACCTATTGCATAATCTCATCGTCGAAATCCGCCTGCCGCGCGTTCTCGCGGCGGGGATCATCGGCGCGGCGCTCTCCGCCTCGGGCGCTTCGTTCCAGGCGGTGTTCCGCAATCCGCTGGTGTCGCCGGGCATTCTCGGCGTGCTGGGCGGCGCCGGCTTCGGCGCGGCGCTCGGCATTCTCTTCTCCGGCGATTTTTTCACCGTGCAGATTTCCGCCTTCGCCATGGGGCTCGTCGCCGTCGGCGTCGGCGTCGTCATCGCAAATCTCTTCGGCGCGGCGTCCATGGTCACGCTCGTGCTCGGCGGCATGATCTCCGGCGCGCTGTTCACCTCGGCGCTGTCGCTCGTCAAATATGCCGCCGATCCCTACGATCAGCTTCCCGCGATCGTCTATTGGATGATGGGGAGCCTCGGCGCCGTCGATCTGAAGCAGCTTCGGGGCGCGGCCCTGCCCATTCTCGCCGGCGTCGGCGCGCTGACGCTCGCCGGCCGGGCACTGGACGCGCTCTCCATGGGCGACGACGAGGCGCGTTCGCTGGGCGTGCCGGTGCATGTGACGCGCTATGGCGTCATCGCCGTGGCGACGCTGGTCTCCTCGCTCTCCGTCTCGCTCGCCGGGATGATCGGCTGGGTGGGGCTCGTCGTGCCGCATGTGGCGCGGCTCGCCATCGGGCCGACGAACAGCAAGCTCCTGCCGGCGAGCGCCCTGCTCGGCGCGATCTTCCTCATCGCGGCCGATTGCGTGGCGCGCAATGTCACCCGCGCCGAAATACCGATCGGCGTCGTCACCGAATTGCTCGGCATTCCGGCCTTTGTCCTGGTGCTCGGCCGGGCGCGGAGGGCCTGGGCGTGA
- a CDS encoding ABC transporter ATP-binding protein has protein sequence MRAPTPAARLEGLGLHFARGRRTVLDGVTFGLGAGEIVALLGANGAGKSTLFRLLLGFLAAERGEVRLDGAPLSTYSRREIAKRVAYVPQGHVTPFPYTVREVVTLGRLPETGFLRAPRAQDREIVESVIARLGIEWLIDRPYTEISGGERQLALIARALAQGARLLVMDEPATGLDYGYQLRLLRHLSDLAADGHGVLVSTHHPEHAMQVATRIAILHEGRIDADGAPQAVVTAERMRHIYGVDVEVFDDPFGARRLAPVVERHGEAER, from the coding sequence ATGAGAGCGCCCACCCCAGCCGCTCGGCTCGAAGGCCTGGGCCTGCATTTCGCGCGCGGACGGCGCACAGTGCTGGACGGCGTGACGTTCGGCCTCGGCGCCGGGGAGATCGTGGCCCTGCTGGGCGCCAATGGCGCCGGCAAGAGCACGCTGTTCCGCCTGCTGCTCGGCTTTCTCGCGGCCGAGCGCGGCGAGGTGCGGCTCGACGGCGCGCCGCTCTCGACCTATTCGCGGCGTGAGATCGCCAAGCGCGTCGCCTATGTGCCGCAGGGCCATGTCACGCCCTTTCCCTATACGGTGCGGGAGGTCGTCACGCTCGGCCGCCTGCCCGAGACCGGTTTTTTGCGCGCGCCGCGGGCGCAGGATCGCGAGATCGTCGAAAGCGTCATCGCCCGGCTCGGCATAGAGTGGCTGATCGACCGGCCCTATACCGAGATTTCCGGCGGCGAGCGGCAGCTCGCGCTCATCGCCCGCGCGCTGGCGCAAGGCGCGCGCCTGCTCGTGATGGACGAGCCCGCCACCGGGCTCGACTATGGGTATCAGCTGCGCCTGCTGCGGCATTTGTCCGATCTCGCCGCCGACGGCCATGGCGTGCTGGTCAGCACGCATCATCCAGAACATGCGATGCAGGTCGCGACGCGAATCGCCATTCTGCACGAGGGCCGCATCGACGCCGACGGCGCGCCGCAGGCGGTGGTGACGGCGGAGCGGATGCGCCACATCTATGGAGTCGATGTCGAGGTCTTCGACGATCCCTTCGGCGCGCGGCGGCTCGCGCCGGTCGTCGAGCGACATGGCGAGGCCGAAAGATGA
- a CDS encoding TonB-dependent receptor codes for MTMFARGRRGSSLLLGGASFAALLGVANGASAQTFTPLPEISIGQAPAAAPKKKPEPGVIGSASDSSTAYSADSRGLDLASGGGGSNPIRGISWLPSVDAPAIDPYGLANLPGGNKGLRIRGEVSQHGNSIGTVEGLPLSGINPGPGVTWLIDNENLSKIVLRQGPMPSDVNSYFTTGGNFDSRLRWPAEKFGGEISQSVGSFSFLRTFARIDTGEILNGTTKAFVSGSFTDADKWRGSGKDPQGKSGFAVGIETKPVDGLEVKLFVAKSSFDQHSYQGLNYQQASNLGAFRRYDFATYPGPTTASQINYYGYNLQHFDSWSALSEITVKVDETTRLVFKPYYFREDGYYLDGQANGRIRKWIIDHDMWGVVSELQTRVLDTDAKLGFWHGVQNLPGPPTAWEVFAPNAAGGLITPSWAILGKQTSPHTFDSAYGLASRDFGPLHVEAGARYVWERMAGIDSYNSTGIGDVPYDTALALSSGVVANRSVKPFTIGTFLPYGALTYRLTDDLLLKFGGAAGYGGPGYDAWPVFQQNSAVFLAKGITADQLWRSIKPETSTQLDLGLRWSFDGAYGSGYVEPTVYYSRNHNKLVSYDPGVGTQYGANVGESQSYGAQAIVRYSPLESVSLFASLGYQRAEFVQDLPLLPGASSAIYWSTRVKGKQLPDVPYFISTIGGDLRIEEFTITPILHIVGSRAGDTSGYQPLAGYSTFDLTVKYEHKIDWGTITASVTCMNMFDTAYIGQISSGYYQQTSANGIYYPGAPRTVLAKVGFKF; via the coding sequence ATGACGATGTTCGCGCGTGGAAGACGCGGCTCCTCCCTTCTCCTCGGCGGCGCGTCTTTCGCCGCGCTGCTCGGCGTCGCCAATGGCGCGAGCGCCCAGACCTTCACGCCGCTGCCGGAAATCTCGATCGGGCAGGCGCCCGCCGCCGCGCCGAAGAAAAAGCCCGAGCCGGGCGTCATCGGCTCGGCCTCCGACTCCTCGACCGCCTATTCCGCCGACAGCCGCGGGCTCGATCTCGCCAGCGGCGGCGGCGGCTCCAATCCCATCCGCGGCATCTCCTGGCTGCCCTCGGTCGACGCGCCGGCCATCGATCCTTACGGCCTCGCCAATCTGCCCGGCGGCAACAAAGGTCTGCGCATCCGCGGCGAGGTGAGCCAGCACGGCAACAGCATCGGCACGGTGGAGGGACTGCCGCTCTCCGGCATCAATCCCGGCCCCGGCGTCACCTGGCTCATCGACAATGAAAATCTGAGCAAGATCGTGCTGCGGCAGGGCCCCATGCCCTCCGACGTGAACTCCTATTTCACCACCGGCGGCAATTTCGACAGCCGCCTGCGCTGGCCCGCGGAGAAATTCGGCGGCGAGATTTCGCAGAGCGTCGGCTCCTTCTCTTTTCTGCGCACATTCGCCCGCATCGACACGGGCGAGATTTTGAACGGCACGACCAAGGCCTTCGTCTCCGGCTCCTTCACCGACGCCGACAAATGGCGCGGCTCCGGCAAGGATCCACAAGGCAAATCCGGCTTCGCCGTCGGAATCGAAACCAAGCCCGTCGACGGGCTGGAGGTGAAACTCTTCGTCGCCAAGAGCAGCTTCGACCAGCACAGCTATCAAGGGCTCAATTACCAGCAGGCGAGCAATCTCGGGGCCTTCCGCCGCTATGACTTCGCGACCTATCCGGGCCCGACGACGGCCAGCCAGATCAATTATTACGGCTATAATCTCCAGCATTTCGATTCCTGGTCGGCGCTCTCCGAGATCACAGTGAAAGTCGACGAGACGACGCGCCTCGTCTTCAAGCCCTATTATTTCCGCGAGGACGGCTATTATCTCGACGGCCAGGCCAATGGCCGCATCCGCAAATGGATCATCGACCACGACATGTGGGGCGTGGTCAGCGAGTTGCAGACGCGCGTGCTCGACACCGACGCCAAGCTCGGCTTCTGGCATGGCGTTCAGAATCTCCCCGGCCCTCCGACGGCTTGGGAAGTCTTCGCCCCCAATGCCGCGGGCGGCCTCATCACCCCGAGCTGGGCGATCCTCGGCAAGCAGACGTCTCCGCACACATTCGATTCCGCCTATGGCCTCGCGAGCCGCGACTTCGGACCGCTGCATGTGGAGGCCGGCGCGCGCTATGTTTGGGAGCGCATGGCCGGCATAGACTCCTATAATTCGACCGGCATAGGCGACGTGCCCTATGACACGGCGCTGGCGCTCTCCTCCGGAGTCGTCGCCAATCGTAGCGTCAAGCCCTTCACCATCGGCACATTCCTGCCCTATGGCGCGCTCACCTATCGGCTGACCGACGATCTGCTGCTGAAATTCGGCGGAGCCGCCGGCTATGGCGGGCCGGGCTATGACGCCTGGCCCGTGTTCCAGCAGAATTCCGCGGTCTTCCTCGCCAAGGGCATCACCGCCGATCAGCTGTGGCGCTCGATCAAGCCGGAGACCTCGACGCAGCTCGATCTCGGCCTGCGCTGGTCCTTCGACGGCGCCTATGGCTCGGGCTATGTGGAGCCGACGGTCTATTATTCACGCAACCACAATAAGCTCGTCTCTTACGATCCCGGCGTCGGCACGCAATATGGCGCGAATGTCGGCGAGAGCCAGAGTTACGGCGCCCAGGCCATCGTCCGTTATTCGCCGCTCGAGAGCGTCTCTCTCTTCGCTTCGCTCGGCTATCAGCGCGCCGAATTCGTTCAAGACCTGCCGCTCCTGCCCGGCGCCTCCTCGGCGATCTATTGGTCGACGCGCGTGAAGGGCAAGCAATTGCCGGACGTGCCCTATTTTATTTCGACGATCGGCGGCGATCTGCGCATAGAGGAATTCACCATCACGCCGATCCTGCATATCGTCGGCTCGCGCGCGGGCGACACATCCGGCTATCAGCCGCTCGCCGGCTACTCCACATTCGATCTCACCGTGAAATATGAGCACAAGATCGACTGGGGGACGATCACCGCCAGCGTCACCTGCATGAATATGTTCGACACCGCCTATATCGGTCAGATCAGCAGCGGCTATTATCAGCAGACGTCGGCCAACGGCATCTATTATCCCGGCGCGCCGCGCACCGTGCTGGCCAAGGTCGGCTTCAAATTCTGA